A DNA window from Entelurus aequoreus isolate RoL-2023_Sb linkage group LG24, RoL_Eaeq_v1.1, whole genome shotgun sequence contains the following coding sequences:
- the pnp6 gene encoding purine nucleoside phosphorylase 6 produces the protein MEASYSYEDYKETADWLLAHANKQPKVAIICGSGLGGLADLLEDKIVVPYQNIPHFPTSTVAGHAGQLVFGKLQGQECVCMQGRFHFYEGYNLQTVTYPVRVFSLMGVKSLIVTNAAGGLNGNYNVGDIMVIKDHINLPGFCGQNPLIGHNDDSFGVRFPCMSDAYDRDLRTLAIQTAKEQNCGSFLQEGVYCVVAGPTYETIAECKVLQKFGADAVGMSTVPEVVVARHCGLRVLGLSLITNKVVTEYDSNKKVNHEEVLAVTKLRAQDLQRIVRHLVTKI, from the exons ATGGAAGCTTCGTACAG TTATGAGGACTACAAGGAGACCGCAGACTGGTTGCTGGCCCATGCAAACAAGCAGCCGAAAGTCGCTATCATTTGTGGGTCGGGCTTAGGCGGCCTTGCTGACTTGCTGGAGGACAAAATAGTTGTTCCTTACCAGAACATTCCACATTTCCCGACTAGCACcg TGGCAGGCCATGCTGGTCAACTGGTCTTTGGGAAGCTGCAGGGCCAGGAATGTGTTTGCATGCAGGGCCGATTTCACTTCTATGAAGGCTACAACCTACAAACT GTGACGTACCCTGTGcgagtcttctccctgatgggTGTGAAAAGTCTGATTGTGACAAATGCAGCGGGTGGACTTAATGGCAACTACAATGTCGGTGACATTATGGTCATTAAAGATCATATTAACCTGCCAGGTTTTTGTGGACAGAATCCTCTGATTGGGCACAATGATGACAG TTTTGGAGTGCGTTTTCCTTGCATGTCGGACGCCTATGACCGTGACCTGAGAACTTTGGCTATTCAGACTGCAAAAGAACAGAACTGTGGCAGCTTCCTGCAAGAAGGAGTTTACTGTGTGGTTGCCGGACCCACATATGAGACCATTGCAGAGTGCAAGGTTCTGCAGAAGTTTGGGGCTGATGCCGTTG GTATGAGCACAGTCCCAGAAGTGGTGGTGGCTCGACATTGTGGCTTGCGTGTCTTGGGTCTTTCACTGATCACCAATAAGGTTGTGACAGAATATGACAGCAACAAGAAAGTAAACCACGAGGAGGTGCTAGCGGTCACCAAGCTCCGAGCCCAAGACCTCCAGAGGATTGTCAGACACCTTGTCACAAAGATCTAG